One genomic region from Natrinema caseinilyticum encodes:
- a CDS encoding enoyl-CoA hydratase/isomerase family protein: MSWDTVRLEWDDDVATLTIDRPDALNALNVATLEAMGEAIEAAAEDGARALVLTGAGDAFIAGADIKYMRDLSVEAAQEWGELGHDVADALEAFPAPTIAAVNGYAFGGGCEMALACDLRVASESALIGNTEIDLGIIPGWGATQRLPRLVGDETARRMIFFGERLDADAAAEVGLFGEVVADDDLADAAAELADRIAAKPAFAMQTAKQALNRGYEGSQAGGLEYEKRAFASLFGTHDQREGMAAFVEDRDPEFE; the protein is encoded by the coding sequence ATGTCCTGGGATACGGTGCGACTCGAGTGGGACGACGACGTAGCAACGCTGACGATCGACCGACCCGACGCGCTCAACGCACTGAACGTGGCGACGCTCGAGGCGATGGGCGAAGCGATCGAGGCGGCGGCCGAGGACGGCGCGCGCGCACTCGTGCTGACGGGAGCCGGCGACGCGTTCATCGCCGGTGCGGACATCAAATACATGCGGGACCTCTCGGTGGAAGCGGCCCAGGAGTGGGGCGAACTCGGCCACGACGTCGCCGACGCGCTCGAGGCCTTCCCCGCGCCGACGATCGCCGCGGTCAACGGCTACGCCTTCGGCGGCGGCTGCGAGATGGCGCTCGCCTGCGACCTGCGGGTGGCGAGCGAGTCGGCGCTGATCGGCAACACCGAGATCGACCTGGGGATCATTCCGGGCTGGGGCGCCACCCAGCGACTGCCGCGACTCGTCGGCGACGAGACCGCCCGTCGGATGATCTTCTTCGGGGAGCGCCTCGATGCCGACGCCGCCGCGGAGGTCGGCCTGTTCGGCGAGGTCGTCGCCGACGACGACCTCGCGGACGCCGCGGCCGAACTGGCCGACAGAATTGCGGCGAAGCCCGCGTTCGCGATGCAGACCGCCAAACAGGCGCTCAATCGGGGCTACGAGGGATCCCAGGCGGGCGGGCTCGAGTACGAAAAGCGCGCGTTCGCGAGCCTGTTCGGGACGCACGACCAGCGCGAAGGGATGGCGGCGTTCGTCGAAGATCGGGACCCGGAATTCGAGTAA
- a CDS encoding PQQ-binding-like beta-propeller repeat protein, whose translation MHEPVADRHDSDSARGSRSAGSEAGDRTAGARVSRRALLRTAGAAGTVGLAGCTGRQYRSPPDCGPDAASETTADGYVPIPADDDISMFRRGLRRYGYYPDETVPSSVRVDWSFPINRIGHTAAKSTPRPTPDGETILVASDTGVIHAVSPTGDHRWRLETGAGRSLGFHGTPTIVDDTAYIGGYDGELYAFEIATGELVWHTRRLEFGGAIAIGSSPAYVDGRLYFLTEHKNPASGVLWEVDAATGNPTWSDDRLWGMPHPSPAIDCEAGRLVTGSNDGVVYCWEFPSLEFAWSFQAGGEGGPDGDVMADGEFRLGAQIKGTIPVYDGAAFVGSWDGRFYRLDLADGSEEWSIDTGNVVMSNPAIDPDAGIVYVGGDDHYVRALETATGEVLWETNVGGHVIGSITATAETILVGSYDTHLYALDRATGERRWRVENRGHVTSGAIPRDGRIYYAERGVFSNYYAEERETVLEQPGQAYCLVPDE comes from the coding sequence GTGCACGAGCCAGTCGCCGACCGCCACGACAGCGACTCCGCTCGAGGGTCTCGGAGTGCGGGCTCCGAGGCGGGAGATCGGACCGCGGGTGCCCGAGTGAGCAGGCGAGCGCTCCTCCGTACCGCGGGTGCTGCCGGAACCGTCGGCCTCGCCGGCTGTACCGGGCGACAGTACCGATCACCGCCGGATTGCGGCCCCGACGCGGCGTCCGAGACGACCGCCGACGGATACGTGCCGATTCCGGCCGACGACGACATTTCCATGTTTCGTCGCGGACTGCGCCGCTACGGCTACTATCCCGACGAAACCGTCCCGTCGTCGGTTCGGGTCGACTGGTCGTTCCCGATCAACCGAATCGGACACACCGCGGCCAAATCGACGCCCCGCCCGACGCCGGACGGCGAGACGATCCTCGTCGCGAGTGACACGGGGGTGATCCACGCCGTCAGTCCGACCGGTGACCACCGCTGGCGCCTCGAAACGGGCGCCGGACGAAGCCTCGGCTTCCACGGGACGCCGACGATCGTCGACGATACCGCTTACATCGGCGGGTACGACGGGGAGCTCTACGCGTTCGAGATCGCCACCGGCGAACTGGTCTGGCACACTCGGCGCCTCGAGTTCGGCGGTGCGATCGCGATCGGCTCGAGCCCCGCGTACGTCGACGGGCGGCTCTATTTCCTCACCGAACACAAGAACCCGGCCAGCGGCGTGCTGTGGGAAGTCGACGCCGCGACCGGGAATCCGACCTGGAGCGACGACCGCCTCTGGGGGATGCCCCATCCGTCACCTGCGATCGACTGCGAGGCCGGCAGGCTCGTCACGGGCTCGAACGACGGCGTCGTCTACTGTTGGGAGTTTCCCTCGCTCGAGTTCGCGTGGTCGTTTCAGGCGGGCGGCGAGGGCGGCCCCGACGGCGACGTAATGGCCGACGGGGAATTCCGACTCGGTGCTCAGATCAAGGGAACGATCCCCGTGTACGACGGTGCGGCGTTCGTCGGTTCCTGGGACGGCCGGTTCTACCGGCTGGATCTCGCCGACGGGAGCGAGGAGTGGTCGATCGACACCGGGAACGTCGTCATGTCGAATCCGGCGATCGATCCCGACGCGGGAATCGTCTACGTCGGCGGCGACGACCACTACGTCCGGGCGCTCGAGACGGCCACTGGCGAGGTCCTGTGGGAGACGAACGTCGGCGGTCACGTCATCGGCTCGATCACGGCGACGGCCGAGACGATCCTCGTCGGCTCGTACGATACCCACCTCTACGCGCTCGACAGAGCGACCGGCGAACGCCGCTGGCGGGTCGAAAACCGCGGTCACGTCACCAGCGGTGCGATCCCCCGTGACGGCCGGATCTATTACGCCGAGCGCGGCGTCTTTTCGAACTATTACGCCGAGGAAAGAGAGACCGTGCTCGAGCAACCGGGTCAGGCGTACTGTCTGGTCCCCGACGAATGA
- a CDS encoding cobyric acid synthase has protein sequence MTRTLLVAGTASHVGKSTVAAGLCRLLADRGIDVAPFKGQNMSNNARVVVRPDADGRRDGDSGAGTDDRWGEIGVSQFVQARAARTTPTTDCNPVLLKPRGDGESQLVLQGTAHEHVPAGSYYDEYWDRARRVAEESYRRLAADNDAIVAEGAGGIGEINLHDRDLANVETAAFADADVLLLVDIERGGAFASLYGTIELVPDAIRDRIVGALITKFRGDPSLLESGIEEIESRTGVPILGVLPFEDPGLPEEDSVSLPGRESGSVVGDDDGVPPDRRVRIAVPRFPRISNATDLEALADEPGVSIVYVPVDRTDGPDGCDGDERFEDGAAGGRLTDHPLADVEADAVVLPGTKNTVDDLLALHETGLADALAAYDGPIVGICGGYQMLGERITNAALEGTGDEEIVAGLGLLPVETRFEGDKRLERTTVSVDGSASSLLSGADGAAAGYEIHAGLTRAVDDVDRPLGDSSAARGRVLGTYLHGLFDNEGVRTAFLDHVATTAGVDRPTGEATAANPASTANAPATTPYGRAARLVRDHVDLAALGAPFHRIE, from the coding sequence ATGACCAGAACGCTCCTCGTCGCCGGGACCGCGAGCCACGTGGGTAAGTCGACGGTGGCCGCCGGCCTCTGCCGGTTGCTCGCCGACCGCGGAATCGACGTCGCCCCGTTCAAGGGCCAGAACATGAGCAACAACGCTCGAGTCGTCGTTCGTCCGGATGCGGACGGCCGACGGGACGGCGACTCCGGCGCCGGTACCGACGACAGGTGGGGCGAAATCGGCGTCTCCCAGTTCGTTCAGGCTCGAGCGGCTCGAACGACGCCGACGACCGACTGCAACCCGGTCTTGCTCAAACCGCGTGGCGACGGTGAGAGCCAGCTCGTGCTGCAGGGGACGGCCCACGAACACGTGCCCGCCGGCTCCTACTACGACGAGTACTGGGATCGAGCGCGCAGGGTCGCCGAAGAATCGTACCGCAGGCTGGCGGCCGACAACGACGCGATCGTCGCCGAGGGCGCGGGCGGCATCGGCGAGATCAACCTGCACGATCGAGACCTCGCGAACGTCGAGACGGCCGCGTTCGCGGACGCCGACGTCCTCCTGCTGGTCGACATCGAACGCGGCGGGGCTTTCGCCAGCCTCTACGGCACCATCGAACTGGTGCCGGACGCGATACGCGATCGGATCGTCGGCGCGCTCATCACGAAATTCCGGGGCGATCCCTCACTGCTCGAGTCCGGGATCGAGGAGATCGAATCCCGGACCGGCGTCCCGATCCTGGGCGTGCTTCCCTTCGAGGACCCCGGACTCCCCGAAGAAGACAGCGTCAGTCTGCCCGGCCGCGAATCGGGGAGCGTCGTCGGCGACGACGACGGCGTTCCCCCGGACCGACGGGTTCGGATCGCCGTCCCTCGGTTTCCCAGAATCTCGAACGCGACCGATCTCGAAGCGCTGGCGGACGAACCCGGTGTTTCGATCGTTTACGTCCCGGTCGATCGGACGGACGGTCCCGACGGATGTGACGGCGACGAGCGGTTCGAGGACGGAGCCGCCGGCGGACGGCTCACCGACCACCCACTGGCGGACGTCGAAGCCGATGCGGTGGTCCTTCCGGGGACGAAGAATACGGTCGACGACCTGTTGGCGTTACACGAGACGGGACTCGCCGACGCGCTCGCGGCGTACGATGGACCGATCGTCGGCATCTGCGGCGGGTATCAGATGCTCGGCGAACGGATCACCAACGCTGCACTCGAGGGAACGGGCGACGAGGAAATCGTCGCGGGACTCGGCCTCTTGCCGGTCGAAACCCGATTCGAAGGCGACAAGCGCCTCGAGCGGACGACGGTCTCCGTCGACGGCTCGGCGTCGTCGTTGCTTTCCGGAGCCGACGGCGCGGCGGCGGGGTACGAAATCCACGCGGGCCTCACGCGGGCCGTAGACGACGTCGACCGGCCGCTCGGCGACTCGAGCGCGGCCCGCGGTCGCGTACTGGGAACCTATCTCCACGGCCTGTTCGACAACGAGGGGGTACGAACGGCGTTTCTCGACCACGTCGCGACGACTGCGGGCGTCGATCGGCCGACGGGTGAGGCTACTGCGGCCAATCCCGCGTCGACAGCGAACGCACCTGCGACGACGCCGTACGGCCGAGCGGCGCGTCTCGTCCGTGATCACGTCGATCTAGCGGCGCTCGGCGCCCCGTTCCATCGAATCGAGTAA
- a CDS encoding phosphate uptake regulator PhoU: protein METRKVQVTGGSTFTVSLPKTWATDNDVSSGTTVEFYPEGDELLLTPERETRRQEGTLDVSGLEDEQLKRAVMTMYVSGFDIIRLEAGRITTEQRSAIRNATQRLVGVEVLEETSDSVVIQDLLDSSELSIVNAVTRMRLIAQSMLEDAVTALIDDDDDIAADVIERDDDVDRLWLVVSRIFRATLRSPRAIEELGVSREDCFDFHSSARQLERIADHAVKISDIALKLDGISADVADAIHGLHAEAATIFEQSMDALFADDADEANRLGHDALAAVLEIDEHTRKIDDRLRELEPARAQSLGLIVDSLSRSADYGGNVAETALQKAAPRP from the coding sequence ATGGAGACGCGCAAGGTTCAGGTGACGGGCGGGTCGACGTTTACGGTCTCGCTTCCGAAGACCTGGGCGACCGACAACGACGTCAGTAGCGGAACGACCGTCGAATTTTACCCGGAAGGGGACGAACTCCTCCTGACACCCGAACGCGAAACGCGACGACAGGAAGGGACGCTCGACGTCTCGGGCCTCGAGGACGAACAACTGAAGCGAGCCGTGATGACGATGTACGTCAGCGGCTTCGACATCATCAGACTCGAAGCCGGCCGGATCACGACCGAGCAACGAAGTGCGATCCGCAACGCGACACAGCGCCTCGTCGGCGTCGAGGTCTTGGAGGAAACCAGCGACAGCGTGGTCATTCAGGACCTGCTCGATTCCTCGGAACTGTCGATCGTCAACGCCGTCACCCGGATGCGACTGATCGCACAGTCCATGCTCGAGGACGCGGTCACCGCGCTGATCGACGACGACGACGATATCGCGGCCGACGTTATCGAACGCGACGACGACGTCGACCGCCTCTGGCTGGTCGTCTCGCGAATCTTCCGCGCCACGCTCCGGTCACCTCGTGCCATCGAGGAACTCGGCGTCTCCCGCGAGGACTGTTTCGATTTCCACTCGAGCGCCCGTCAACTCGAGCGGATCGCCGACCACGCCGTCAAGATCAGCGATATCGCGCTCAAACTCGACGGCATCTCGGCCGACGTCGCCGACGCCATCCACGGCCTCCACGCGGAAGCGGCGACCATCTTCGAGCAGTCGATGGACGCGCTGTTCGCCGACGATGCCGACGAGGCGAACCGGCTGGGCCACGACGCCCTCGCGGCCGTCCTCGAGATCGACGAGCACACCCGAAAAATCGACGACAGGCTCCGCGAACTCGAGCCCGCACGGGCCCAATCGCTCGGACTCATCGTCGACTCGTTGTCCAGAAGCGCCGATTACGGCGGGAACGTCGCCGAGACGGCGCTCCAGAAGGCCGCTCCCCGACCGTGA
- a CDS encoding 30S ribosomal protein S8e, producing the protein MQDQGRSTRKRTGGRLKNVRKRRKDELGRLPTETQVGEPRFRTVDVRGNGTKTRALATNVASVNKDDETVTADIEDVVENDANPNYVRRNIITKGAVIETSEGTARVTSRPGQTGQVNAVLVE; encoded by the coding sequence ATGCAAGATCAGGGACGCTCTACCCGGAAGCGAACCGGTGGTCGACTGAAGAACGTTCGCAAGCGCCGAAAGGACGAGCTCGGTCGGCTGCCGACCGAGACGCAGGTCGGCGAGCCGCGATTCCGGACCGTCGACGTCCGGGGCAACGGGACGAAGACGCGTGCACTCGCGACGAACGTTGCGAGCGTGAACAAGGACGACGAAACGGTGACCGCGGACATCGAAGACGTCGTGGAGAACGACGCGAACCCGAACTACGTGCGGCGAAACATCATCACGAAGGGTGCCGTCATCGAAACGTCGGAGGGAACGGCTCGGGTGACGTCTCGTCCGGGCCAGACCGGGCAAGTCAACGCCGTTCTCGTCGAATAG
- a CDS encoding metallophosphoesterase, which yields MTTDTTTFGDTVPFHHRHIALENRDDVYIVGDVHGCLDSLETLLSTLDLGSNDLAVFVGDLVRKGPESKAVLDRVRRSPRLVSVCGNNERRSIDGEASLPTLDAVDLRYLESLPAAISWDVGGVHHPYHSFDGTVQRFLETAVNDPDVLAIEAAIFRTASGSQVIESLLEAAVQAVRTEAFAPVLTAQYHN from the coding sequence GTGACGACCGATACCACCACGTTCGGCGACACGGTACCGTTCCATCACCGGCACATCGCCCTCGAGAACCGGGACGACGTCTACATCGTCGGTGACGTTCACGGGTGTCTCGATTCGCTCGAGACGCTGCTTTCGACGCTCGACCTCGGCTCGAACGACCTCGCCGTGTTCGTCGGCGATCTGGTGCGAAAGGGACCGGAGAGCAAGGCCGTCCTCGACCGGGTCAGGCGATCGCCGCGGCTCGTTTCGGTCTGCGGAAACAACGAACGAAGATCGATCGACGGCGAGGCTTCGCTGCCGACGCTCGACGCGGTGGACCTCCGGTATCTGGAATCGTTGCCGGCCGCGATTTCCTGGGACGTCGGTGGCGTCCACCACCCGTACCACTCCTTCGACGGGACCGTCCAGCGATTTCTCGAGACGGCGGTCAACGATCCGGACGTACTCGCGATCGAGGCGGCGATCTTTCGGACCGCGAGCGGCTCGCAGGTCATCGAGAGCTTGCTCGAGGCGGCCGTGCAAGCCGTTCGTACGGAGGCGTTCGCACCGGTACTGACCGCTCAATATCACAATTAG
- a CDS encoding cob(I)yrinic acid a,c-diamide adenosyltransferase, translating into MSDDSTPESAIENTPGQGRTPEPERIEAAAPDEFGLVQVWWGDGKGKTTATLGMGMRAAGHGYRVHVLQFMKGGASSVEAVRGEYNAIAALPGISYENLGHYGWHGMADGSDEGEHEAQAEAGLERAHELLEAAEEADLGEPIDLGAAPEAGVHMLILDEVLYAADRDLISEADVHELIDAKPADLELVLSGSHTEPGYLADRADLITNVRKVKHPIDDGQRARRGTEF; encoded by the coding sequence ATGAGCGACGACTCGACACCCGAATCCGCGATCGAGAACACCCCCGGGCAGGGACGGACCCCGGAACCCGAGCGTATCGAAGCGGCCGCACCGGACGAGTTCGGCCTCGTACAGGTCTGGTGGGGCGACGGAAAGGGAAAAACGACCGCCACGCTGGGCATGGGGATGCGGGCTGCGGGCCACGGGTATCGCGTTCACGTGCTCCAGTTCATGAAAGGCGGTGCCTCGAGCGTCGAAGCGGTTCGCGGCGAGTACAACGCGATCGCCGCGCTGCCGGGGATCAGTTACGAAAATCTCGGACACTACGGCTGGCACGGGATGGCGGACGGAAGCGACGAGGGCGAACACGAAGCGCAGGCCGAGGCCGGCCTCGAACGCGCTCACGAACTCCTCGAAGCGGCCGAGGAAGCCGACCTCGGTGAACCGATCGATCTCGGCGCGGCGCCGGAGGCGGGCGTGCACATGCTGATACTCGACGAGGTCCTCTACGCTGCGGACCGCGATTTGATCTCGGAGGCCGACGTTCACGAACTCATCGACGCGAAGCCGGCCGACCTCGAACTCGTGTTGTCGGGAAGCCACACCGAACCGGGGTATCTCGCCGATCGCGCGGACCTGATCACGAACGTCCGCAAGGTGAAACACCCGATCGATGACGGTCAGCGTGCGCGTCGCGGGACGGAGTTCTGA
- the msrA gene encoding peptide-methionine (S)-S-oxide reductase MsrA, with translation MERATFGGGCFWCVEAVFEELAGVESVTSGYAGGHTDDPSYRAVCSGETGHAEVVQLEFDPDRIAYEDLLEVFFSIHDPTTLNREGPDVGSQYRSAIYAHSDAQLETARAFAEELEAEGLYDDVVTEIEPLETFYEAEEYHQNYFEKNPTDAYCRMHAAPKVEKVREKFGENVATNQ, from the coding sequence ATGGAACGAGCTACGTTCGGCGGCGGCTGTTTCTGGTGCGTCGAAGCGGTCTTCGAGGAACTCGCGGGCGTCGAGTCCGTCACGTCGGGCTACGCAGGCGGCCACACCGACGATCCGAGCTATCGGGCGGTCTGTTCCGGCGAGACCGGCCACGCCGAAGTCGTGCAACTCGAGTTCGATCCCGATCGGATCGCCTACGAGGACTTACTCGAGGTCTTCTTCTCGATCCACGATCCCACGACCCTGAATCGCGAGGGCCCGGACGTCGGCTCCCAGTATCGCTCGGCGATCTACGCCCACAGCGACGCGCAACTCGAGACCGCTCGCGCGTTCGCCGAGGAACTCGAAGCCGAGGGGCTCTACGACGACGTCGTCACCGAGATCGAGCCGCTCGAGACCTTCTACGAGGCCGAGGAGTACCACCAGAACTACTTCGAGAAGAATCCCACCGACGCCTACTGTCGGATGCACGCAGCACCGAAAGTCGAGAAGGTCCGGGAGAAGTTCGGCGAGAACGTCGCCACGAACCAGTAG
- a CDS encoding NADP-dependent malic enzyme, with the protein MGLDEDSLEYHRTDPPGKIEISTTKPTNTQRDLSLAYSPGVAAPCLEIDEDETEAYTYTAKGNLVGVVSNGSAVLGLGDIGAQASKPVMEGKGVLFKRFADIDVFDIELDEADPDKLVEAVKMMEPTFGGVNLEDIKAPECFTVEERLREEIDIPVFHDDQHGTAIISGAALLNAADIADKDLEDLEIVFSGAGASAIATARFYVSLGCRKENITMCDSSGIITDERARRGDVNEYKRQFARDVPEGDLADAMNGADVFVGLSIGGIVSEEMVQSMASDPIVFAMANPDPEIDYETAKAARDDTVIMATGRSDYPNQVNNVLGFPFIFRGALDVRATEINEKMKVACAEALAELARQDVPDAVVKAYGDEPIQYGPDYIIPKPVDPRVLFRVAPSIAEAAMESGAARTEIDTDEYEEQLEARLGKSREMMRVVLNKAKSDPQTVALAEGENEKMIRAAYQIREQGIALPILIGDEDQIRGTAANLGLDFEPTVADPSVGDYEEYADRLHELRARKGITRSEAGELIERDTNYFGSVMVERGDADAMLTGLSHHYPSALRPPLQVIGTDEDVDYAAGVYMLTFKNRVIFVADATVNQAPDEDVLAEVTKQTGKLARRFNVEPRAALLSYSNFGSVNNEGTRKPRKAAAMLQDDPEVDFPVDGEMQADTAVVEDILEGTYGFSELDEPANVLVFPNLESGNIGYKLLQRLGGADAIGPMLVGMDKPVHVLQRGDEVKDIVNLAGVAVVDAQQE; encoded by the coding sequence ATGGGATTAGACGAGGACTCACTGGAGTACCACCGGACGGACCCGCCGGGGAAAATCGAGATATCGACGACGAAACCGACGAACACGCAACGTGACCTGTCACTCGCGTACTCGCCGGGCGTCGCCGCGCCGTGTCTCGAGATCGACGAGGACGAGACCGAGGCCTACACGTACACGGCGAAAGGGAACCTCGTGGGCGTCGTCTCGAACGGGTCGGCCGTCCTCGGCCTGGGTGACATCGGCGCACAGGCGTCGAAGCCGGTCATGGAGGGGAAAGGCGTCCTGTTCAAGCGCTTCGCGGACATCGACGTCTTCGACATCGAACTCGACGAAGCCGACCCCGACAAACTCGTCGAAGCCGTCAAGATGATGGAGCCGACCTTCGGCGGCGTCAACCTAGAGGACATCAAAGCGCCCGAGTGTTTCACCGTCGAGGAGCGACTCCGCGAGGAAATCGACATTCCAGTGTTCCACGACGACCAACACGGGACGGCCATCATCTCCGGTGCGGCGCTGCTCAACGCCGCCGACATCGCGGACAAGGACCTCGAGGATCTCGAGATCGTCTTCTCCGGTGCCGGTGCGAGTGCGATCGCCACGGCGCGGTTCTACGTCTCGCTCGGGTGCCGGAAAGAGAACATCACGATGTGTGATTCCTCGGGGATCATCACCGACGAGCGAGCGCGACGGGGCGATGTAAACGAGTACAAGCGACAGTTCGCCCGCGACGTTCCCGAAGGCGACCTCGCCGACGCGATGAACGGCGCGGACGTGTTCGTCGGCCTCTCGATCGGCGGCATCGTCTCCGAGGAGATGGTGCAGTCCATGGCGTCGGACCCCATCGTCTTCGCGATGGCGAACCCCGATCCGGAAATCGACTACGAGACGGCCAAAGCGGCCCGCGACGACACCGTCATCATGGCCACCGGGCGCTCCGATTACCCAAATCAGGTCAACAACGTCCTCGGCTTTCCGTTCATCTTCCGCGGCGCACTCGACGTCCGCGCCACCGAAATTAACGAGAAGATGAAAGTCGCCTGTGCCGAAGCGCTGGCCGAACTCGCCCGCCAGGACGTCCCGGACGCGGTCGTCAAGGCCTACGGCGACGAACCGATCCAGTACGGTCCCGACTACATCATCCCGAAGCCGGTCGATCCCCGCGTTCTCTTCCGGGTCGCGCCGTCGATCGCCGAGGCCGCGATGGAGTCGGGCGCCGCCCGAACCGAAATCGACACCGACGAGTACGAAGAGCAACTCGAGGCGCGACTGGGCAAGTCCCGGGAGATGATGCGGGTCGTCCTCAACAAAGCGAAGAGCGACCCGCAGACGGTCGCGCTCGCGGAGGGCGAAAACGAGAAGATGATCCGGGCGGCCTATCAGATCCGGGAACAGGGGATCGCCCTGCCGATCCTCATCGGCGACGAGGACCAGATCAGGGGAACGGCCGCGAACCTCGGACTCGACTTCGAGCCGACCGTCGCCGATCCGTCAGTCGGCGACTACGAGGAGTACGCCGATCGGCTGCACGAACTCCGGGCCCGCAAGGGAATCACGCGGAGCGAGGCGGGCGAACTCATCGAACGCGATACGAATTACTTCGGGAGCGTGATGGTCGAACGCGGTGACGCCGACGCGATGCTGACGGGGCTGTCCCATCACTACCCCTCGGCGCTTCGGCCGCCGCTGCAGGTGATCGGAACCGACGAGGACGTGGACTACGCCGCGGGCGTCTACATGCTCACGTTCAAGAACCGCGTGATCTTCGTCGCCGACGCGACCGTCAACCAGGCACCCGACGAGGACGTCCTCGCCGAAGTCACCAAGCAGACCGGGAAACTCGCCCGCCGGTTCAACGTCGAACCGCGAGCCGCCTTGCTCTCGTACTCGAACTTCGGCAGCGTCAACAACGAGGGGACCCGAAAGCCACGGAAGGCGGCCGCTATGCTGCAGGACGACCCCGAAGTCGACTTCCCCGTCGACGGCGAGATGCAGGCCGACACCGCCGTCGTCGAGGACATTCTCGAGGGGACCTACGGCTTCTCCGAACTCGACGAACCCGCGAACGTGCTGGTCTTTCCCAACCTCGAGTCGGGGAACATCGGCTACAAACTGCTCCAGCGACTCGGCGGCGCGGACGCGATCGGCCCGATGCTGGTCGGGATGGACAAACCGGTCCACGTCCTGCAACGCGGCGACGAGGTCAAAGACATCGTCAACCTGGCCGGCGTCGCAGTCGTCGACGCCCAACAGGAGTAA
- a CDS encoding DUF7511 domain-containing protein — MNGSTGGYDDRSTRQRLAAATQYSSDEIDLESVVVRYENRTDRCTIVPRECPEADRLTTWLSADVRVFVDLDDMR; from the coding sequence ATGAACGGATCCACCGGCGGTTACGACGATCGGTCCACGCGACAGCGACTGGCCGCGGCCACGCAGTACTCGAGCGACGAAATCGATCTCGAGTCGGTCGTCGTGCGGTACGAAAATCGAACGGATCGATGCACGATCGTGCCGCGAGAGTGCCCGGAGGCGGACCGATTGACCACCTGGCTGTCGGCGGACGTCCGGGTATTCGTCGATCTAGACGATATGCGGTAA
- a CDS encoding winged helix-turn-helix domain-containing protein, with product MSLEFSTSDDAPAFECVIAALDDGACREIVAVLEKPMTVHEVAEVTGRPLSTTYRKLDSLSEAGLVEEVEGIRQERHRKSRYVANFERLSIGFADGNELRVDIDRSAALGLWSNVGQEF from the coding sequence ATGTCGCTCGAGTTCTCGACGTCCGACGACGCTCCCGCGTTCGAGTGCGTGATCGCCGCACTCGACGACGGTGCGTGCCGGGAGATCGTCGCCGTGCTCGAGAAGCCGATGACGGTCCACGAGGTCGCGGAGGTGACGGGCCGGCCGCTTTCGACGACATACCGCAAACTCGATTCCCTGTCCGAGGCCGGTCTGGTAGAAGAAGTCGAGGGGATCCGCCAGGAGCGCCATCGGAAGTCGCGGTACGTCGCCAACTTCGAGCGGCTCTCGATCGGGTTCGCCGACGGCAACGAATTGCGTGTGGATATCGACCGCTCGGCGGCGCTCGGTCTCTGGTCGAACGTCGGACAGGAATTCTGA
- a CDS encoding 2,5-diamino-6-(ribosylamino)-4(3H)-pyrimidinone 5'-phosphate reductase, with protein sequence MHVVVNAAVSADGKLSSRRRDQIAISGDEDFGRVDRLRAESDAIAVGVGTVLADDPRLTVKDEQLRARRRENGRSANPARVVVDSSGRTPADAAVLDDAATTYVCVSENAPVERRADLADGAELITAGEKRVDLLRAVATLRERGIERLMVEGGGELIFSLFEDGLVDELRVFVGPQIIGGRDAPTLADGDGFVAEFPTLELAEIDRLDGGVVLTWRVEDR encoded by the coding sequence ATGCACGTCGTCGTCAACGCAGCCGTGAGCGCGGACGGCAAACTCTCCTCGCGCCGTCGCGACCAGATCGCGATCAGCGGCGACGAAGACTTCGGCCGGGTCGACCGGCTCCGTGCCGAAAGCGACGCCATCGCGGTCGGCGTGGGGACCGTCCTGGCCGACGATCCTCGTCTCACCGTCAAAGACGAGCAACTGCGCGCCAGACGGCGCGAGAACGGCCGATCGGCGAACCCCGCACGGGTCGTCGTCGACTCGAGCGGCCGGACGCCAGCGGACGCGGCGGTCCTCGACGACGCGGCGACGACCTACGTTTGCGTGAGCGAGAACGCCCCCGTGGAACGTCGCGCGGATCTCGCCGACGGCGCCGAACTGATCACGGCGGGTGAGAAGCGGGTCGACCTCTTGCGAGCGGTCGCGACGCTTCGGGAGCGGGGCATAGAGCGGCTCATGGTCGAGGGCGGCGGGGAACTCATCTTCTCGCTGTTCGAGGACGGATTGGTCGACGAGCTACGGGTGTTCGTCGGCCCGCAGATCATCGGGGGTCGCGACGCGCCGACGCTCGCCGACGGCGACGGGTTCGTCGCGGAATTTCCGACCCTCGAACTCGCGGAAATCGACCGGCTCGACGGCGGCGTGGTGCTCACCTGGCGCGTCGAGGACCGGTAG